One genomic segment of Epinephelus fuscoguttatus linkage group LG19, E.fuscoguttatus.final_Chr_v1 includes these proteins:
- the prmt1 gene encoding protein arginine N-methyltransferase 1 isoform X1, with amino-acid sequence MAAPAERMEVSQGESSAKPAAEDMTSKDYYFDSYAHFGIHEEMLKDEVRTLTYRNSMFHNKHLFKDKVVLDVGSGTGILCMFAAKAGAKKVIGIECSSISDYAVKIVKANKMDDVVTIIKGKVEEVELPVDGVDIIISEWMGYCLFYESMLNTVIYARDKWLKPDGLIFPDRATLYVTAIEDRQYKDYKIHWWENVYGFDMSCIKEVAIKEPLVDVVDPKQLVSSACLIKEVDIYTVKADDLTFTSPFCLQVKRNDYIHALVTYFNIEFTRCHKRTGFSTSPESPYTHWKQTVFYLDDYLTVKTGEEIFGTISMKPNIKNNRDLDFTVDIDFKGQLCEMSKTSEYRMR; translated from the exons GTTTCTCAGGGGGAGAGCTCAGCCAAGCCTGCAGCTGAGGATATGACGTCAAAGGACTACTACTTTGACTCATATGCCCACTTTGGCATCCACGAG GAGATGCTGAAAGATGAGGTTCGCACTTTGACCTATCGCAATTCCATGTTCCACAACAAACATCTGTTTAAGGACAAGGTGGTGCTGGATGTGGGCAGCGGGACAGGCATCCTCTGCATGTTTGCTGCCAAAGCTGGAGCCAAGAAGGTTATAGGG ATAGAGTGTAGCAGCATCTCAGACTACGCAGTGAAAATCGTCAAGGCCAACAAGATGGACGATG TTGTGACCATCATTAAAGGAaaagtggaggaggtggagctgCCTGTGGACGGAGTAGACATCATCATATCAGAATGGATGGGCTACTGCCTCTTCTATGAGTCCATGCTTAATACAGTCATCTATGCCAGAGACAAATGGCTG AAGCCAGACGGACTCATTTTCCCAGACAGGGCGACCCTTTATGTCACTGCCATCGAAGACAGGCAGTACAAGGACTACAAAATACACT ggTGGGAGAATGTGTATGGTTTTGATATGTCGTGCATCAAGGAGGTGGCAATTAAGGAACCCCTGGTTGACGTGGTGGATCCAAAGCAGCTGGTCAGCAGCGCCTGTCTCATCAAG GAAGTGGACATCTACACAGTGAAGGCAGATGACCTGACCTTCACCTCACCATTCTGCCTGCAGGTGAAGAGGAACGACTACATTCATGCTTTGGTCACCTACTTCAACATAGAGTTCACCCGCTGTCACAAGAGGACCGGCTTTTCCACCA GCCCAGAGTCTCCCTACACCCACTGGAAGCAGACTGTCTTCTACCTGGATGATTACCTGACTGTCAAGACTGGCGAGGAGATCTTTGGCACAATCAGCATGAAGCCAAACATCAAGAACAAT AGGGACCTGGACTTCACCGTAGACATTGACTTCAAGGGTCAGCTGTGCGAGATGTCCAAGACCTCTGAGTACAGGATGCGTTAA
- the prmt1 gene encoding protein arginine N-methyltransferase 1 isoform X2, producing MAAPAERMEGESSAKPAAEDMTSKDYYFDSYAHFGIHEEMLKDEVRTLTYRNSMFHNKHLFKDKVVLDVGSGTGILCMFAAKAGAKKVIGIECSSISDYAVKIVKANKMDDVVTIIKGKVEEVELPVDGVDIIISEWMGYCLFYESMLNTVIYARDKWLKPDGLIFPDRATLYVTAIEDRQYKDYKIHWWENVYGFDMSCIKEVAIKEPLVDVVDPKQLVSSACLIKEVDIYTVKADDLTFTSPFCLQVKRNDYIHALVTYFNIEFTRCHKRTGFSTSPESPYTHWKQTVFYLDDYLTVKTGEEIFGTISMKPNIKNNRDLDFTVDIDFKGQLCEMSKTSEYRMR from the exons GGGGAGAGCTCAGCCAAGCCTGCAGCTGAGGATATGACGTCAAAGGACTACTACTTTGACTCATATGCCCACTTTGGCATCCACGAG GAGATGCTGAAAGATGAGGTTCGCACTTTGACCTATCGCAATTCCATGTTCCACAACAAACATCTGTTTAAGGACAAGGTGGTGCTGGATGTGGGCAGCGGGACAGGCATCCTCTGCATGTTTGCTGCCAAAGCTGGAGCCAAGAAGGTTATAGGG ATAGAGTGTAGCAGCATCTCAGACTACGCAGTGAAAATCGTCAAGGCCAACAAGATGGACGATG TTGTGACCATCATTAAAGGAaaagtggaggaggtggagctgCCTGTGGACGGAGTAGACATCATCATATCAGAATGGATGGGCTACTGCCTCTTCTATGAGTCCATGCTTAATACAGTCATCTATGCCAGAGACAAATGGCTG AAGCCAGACGGACTCATTTTCCCAGACAGGGCGACCCTTTATGTCACTGCCATCGAAGACAGGCAGTACAAGGACTACAAAATACACT ggTGGGAGAATGTGTATGGTTTTGATATGTCGTGCATCAAGGAGGTGGCAATTAAGGAACCCCTGGTTGACGTGGTGGATCCAAAGCAGCTGGTCAGCAGCGCCTGTCTCATCAAG GAAGTGGACATCTACACAGTGAAGGCAGATGACCTGACCTTCACCTCACCATTCTGCCTGCAGGTGAAGAGGAACGACTACATTCATGCTTTGGTCACCTACTTCAACATAGAGTTCACCCGCTGTCACAAGAGGACCGGCTTTTCCACCA GCCCAGAGTCTCCCTACACCCACTGGAAGCAGACTGTCTTCTACCTGGATGATTACCTGACTGTCAAGACTGGCGAGGAGATCTTTGGCACAATCAGCATGAAGCCAAACATCAAGAACAAT AGGGACCTGGACTTCACCGTAGACATTGACTTCAAGGGTCAGCTGTGCGAGATGTCCAAGACCTCTGAGTACAGGATGCGTTAA